A window of Sphingobacterium sp. SRCM116780 contains these coding sequences:
- a CDS encoding SusC/RagA family TonB-linked outer membrane protein, protein MKHYYLPKLKKALLIIGLFECSYQPVSAYTNGFEFLNRTESITQDLILFKGKVVDANGAPLADVSIFNGNKSIGKTNKDGMFALSIPKGTVLTFKSLGHRNHEERVFKESLNVEIKLHATERALEEVVVTALGIKREEKSLGYSVSTVKGEELTNAVSSNWMDALSGKVAGLNLVRSGAGPVGSTKIILRGENNLTGENQALIVVDGVIINTGSGRRSGNASEAIYGTGSDNMPADYGSGMDDINPEDIESVSVLKGPGAAALYGQKAANGAVIITTKSGAKRNGKSLGITLNSNTSFESVNRWPDLQYEYGQGIGGADYYSFGTTIDGSSTSGTSSAYGPKFDGQYFFQYDPNLQGVGTERTLWRPYKNNNSFFDVGKTFMNTLSIDGGTEKTNARFSATNVSNTWIVPNTGYDRNTIALSVNSKVSDKLSITSKVSYNNRKSDNLPGAGYGNQSLMYWYIFWQPNADVNWLKTYWVNGQEGKKIMYPFSTYPENPYAISYEFINRNNRNTFTGNAQASYQFSKEFSAQVRASIDFSNEDRAQLRPYDAGSKLAEGSYRTQEIFSKETNLDFLLKYDKKIHENWQVTATGGGSTLRNNYRMTSLASDGLTFPGVYSHTNNKYGIKSIQDIRNFQINSFYGLVTAGFKDYLFFDATGRMDWTSTLASSVVPDKNVGFFYNSFNSSLVLSQLFTLPKAINFAKLRASVAWVGSGVEAPYMTAYGYIGGNPLIGGSLQNPTTLVNPNIEPLSTRSIEFGTDVRMFKNRLNVDVAVYQGNTSNQHLYRTIDPSSGSSRYLMNMGEVRNRGVEVSLNTNQVVNKEGFNWSSSLTYSANNNNIMSIPDSSIVLQYRSVGSGQIVGLPGGSMGDMYGIGYQRAPDGQIIYNEKTGVALLTENVVYLGNTIPTGKLSLGNTFSYKNFRLNVLFDTQWGAVGHSLTHYKLAEQGKTKNTLPGRYNGIIGNGVLANGDGTYRKNDVIATNIDEYYRSHYGQDNAEGSTFPTDFIKFREARLDYTFKKDVLKRWGLDKATIGLYGRNLFIWSKWPAFDPEFGTLDGGDIVKGFEIAQFPSTRTIGFNLVVGF, encoded by the coding sequence ATGAAGCATTATTATCTGCCTAAATTAAAGAAAGCGTTACTTATTATCGGTTTATTTGAATGTAGTTATCAGCCAGTATCAGCATATACGAATGGTTTTGAATTCCTCAACCGAACTGAGTCCATAACCCAAGACTTAATTTTATTTAAAGGGAAAGTTGTTGATGCTAATGGAGCACCTCTTGCTGATGTTTCTATTTTTAATGGGAATAAAAGTATTGGAAAGACGAATAAAGACGGAATGTTTGCTCTCTCAATTCCTAAAGGAACTGTTTTGACATTTAAGTCATTGGGACATCGTAATCATGAGGAGCGTGTATTTAAAGAATCATTAAATGTAGAGATTAAATTGCATGCAACAGAGCGAGCTTTGGAAGAAGTTGTTGTTACAGCATTGGGGATTAAACGTGAAGAGAAGTCTCTTGGTTATTCAGTGAGTACAGTGAAGGGTGAGGAGCTGACAAATGCAGTTTCAAGCAATTGGATGGATGCACTATCAGGCAAAGTTGCGGGTCTCAATCTTGTACGCTCGGGAGCAGGACCTGTTGGATCTACCAAGATTATATTGCGAGGAGAGAATAATTTGACGGGTGAAAATCAAGCATTGATTGTCGTTGATGGCGTAATCATCAATACGGGCTCTGGTAGACGCTCTGGTAATGCATCCGAAGCAATTTATGGCACAGGTAGTGATAATATGCCTGCAGATTATGGCTCAGGTATGGATGATATCAATCCCGAAGATATTGAGAGTGTATCTGTTTTAAAGGGGCCAGGTGCGGCAGCTCTGTATGGTCAAAAGGCAGCAAATGGTGCAGTCATCATTACAACCAAATCTGGTGCTAAAAGAAATGGAAAATCATTAGGAATCACATTGAATTCAAATACTTCATTTGAGAGTGTGAACCGTTGGCCAGATTTACAATACGAATATGGTCAGGGTATAGGGGGTGCTGATTACTATTCTTTTGGAACTACTATTGATGGGAGTAGTACGAGTGGTACAAGTTCTGCATATGGGCCAAAATTTGATGGTCAATATTTTTTTCAATATGATCCAAACCTTCAAGGAGTAGGGACAGAACGCACACTCTGGAGACCCTATAAAAATAACAACAGTTTCTTTGATGTCGGTAAAACCTTTATGAATACGCTGTCTATTGATGGTGGAACCGAGAAGACCAATGCTCGTTTTTCGGCAACAAATGTAAGTAATACGTGGATCGTACCGAATACAGGTTATGATCGCAATACAATCGCTTTATCTGTCAACTCTAAGGTAAGTGATAAGTTGAGTATCACATCTAAAGTAAGTTATAATAATCGCAAAAGTGACAACTTACCTGGAGCAGGATATGGTAACCAATCTTTGATGTATTGGTATATATTTTGGCAACCTAATGCTGATGTCAATTGGTTGAAAACTTATTGGGTAAATGGACAAGAGGGAAAAAAGATCATGTATCCATTCAGTACGTATCCTGAAAATCCATATGCAATCTCATACGAATTTATCAATCGCAATAACCGAAATACTTTTACAGGTAATGCGCAAGCGTCTTATCAGTTTTCTAAGGAATTTAGTGCACAAGTTCGGGCATCTATTGATTTTTCAAATGAAGATAGAGCACAATTGCGACCGTACGATGCAGGTTCGAAACTAGCAGAGGGAAGTTATCGGACACAGGAGATATTTTCGAAAGAAACAAATCTAGATTTCTTGTTGAAATATGATAAAAAAATACATGAGAATTGGCAAGTAACAGCAACAGGTGGAGGAAGTACATTGCGAAACAATTATCGTATGACTTCTTTGGCCTCAGATGGCTTGACTTTCCCAGGAGTATACAGCCATACCAATAATAAGTATGGTATTAAAAGCATTCAGGATATTAGAAACTTTCAAATTAACAGTTTTTATGGTTTAGTTACTGCAGGATTTAAAGATTATCTATTCTTTGATGCTACGGGTCGAATGGATTGGACGAGTACATTAGCTTCATCGGTTGTACCTGATAAAAATGTGGGTTTCTTCTATAACTCGTTCAACAGTAGTTTAGTCTTGTCTCAATTATTTACACTACCTAAGGCTATTAATTTTGCAAAGTTGAGAGCTTCAGTTGCTTGGGTAGGTTCTGGTGTAGAGGCTCCTTATATGACGGCATATGGATATATTGGAGGTAATCCGTTGATCGGAGGTTCATTGCAAAACCCTACAACTTTGGTAAACCCAAATATCGAACCTCTTTCTACGCGTTCAATTGAATTTGGAACAGATGTACGGATGTTTAAAAATCGTTTAAATGTTGATGTGGCGGTTTATCAAGGAAATACAAGTAATCAGCATTTGTATCGTACTATAGATCCCTCTTCAGGATCCTCTAGGTATTTAATGAATATGGGAGAAGTGCGTAATAGAGGCGTGGAAGTTTCATTAAATACGAATCAAGTTGTTAATAAAGAGGGGTTTAATTGGTCTTCTAGTCTTACTTATAGTGCTAATAACAATAACATTATGTCCATTCCAGATTCTTCGATTGTGCTGCAATATCGTTCTGTAGGAAGTGGACAAATAGTGGGTCTGCCTGGAGGAAGTATGGGAGATATGTATGGTATAGGATATCAACGTGCACCTGATGGTCAGATTATATACAATGAGAAGACCGGTGTAGCTCTCTTAACAGAGAATGTTGTTTATTTGGGTAACACCATTCCAACGGGTAAATTAAGTTTAGGAAATACATTCAGCTATAAAAATTTTAGATTAAATGTATTATTTGATACACAATGGGGAGCTGTGGGACATTCATTGACACACTATAAATTGGCGGAACAAGGTAAAACTAAAAATACACTTCCAGGTCGATACAATGGAATTATTGGAAATGGTGTTCTTGCAAATGGAGATGGTACTTACCGCAAGAATGATGTCATAGCGACGAATATTGACGAATACTATCGCTCACATTACGGTCAAGATAATGCCGAGGGAAGTACTTTTCCTACAGATTTTATCAAATTTCGTGAGGCGAGATTGGATTATACATTCAAAAAGGATGTTTTGAAACGATGGGGATTAGATAAGGCAACTATCGGTCTTTACGGAAGAAACTTATTTATTTGGTCAAAATGGCCTGCTTTCGATCCTGAATTTGGAACATTGGACGGAGGAGATATTGTCAAAGGATTTGAAATCGCTCAGTTTCCATCCACACGAACAATCGGATTTAATCTAGTCGTTGGTTTTTAA
- a CDS encoding SusD/RagB family nutrient-binding outer membrane lipoprotein, translating into MKNTIKKITFAFLALSIGLQACDKGFIDLNTDPVKTTEAYASQFMANGLLNAVSTNMNRNRSFTNELMQVTVSIGEGDGKVFRYDFRPSWSSYLWDQHYKQLMNFKDMYLKASEEVSFNRSYQGIALLCQSWLFSILTDTYGDVPYSQALLGRDSLILEPRFDEQRTIYNGMFQKFEEANALLKAGEAIDPTADPVFAGDVSKWRKLSNSMYLRLLLRIAHKEDGGADAIKKIKEILEDNTSEYPIMSSNSDVAVLRWTGKGAYVSPFMETRAQDFRATSLASFFIDHLRDWNDPRLNIPEYGTAGINRLGIATVSGNYVGVESGYAAGNAEDYTKMSYFYSYDQNAGVNSLQTEPLTGMIMNYAEVEFIKVEAIIKGWVSGSAETYYKSAVENNIKLWVPNLTQPVQDYLANADIQWDENKTLAQKMQLLHLQKYYALFMVDMQQWFEYRRTGYPILPKGAGLKNNGEMPSRMVYPVIVQSSNPTGYKEAIANQGADLINTKVWWQKP; encoded by the coding sequence ATGAAAAATACGATAAAAAAAATAACTTTTGCTTTTCTTGCATTATCGATAGGTCTACAAGCATGTGATAAAGGTTTTATAGACTTAAATACTGATCCCGTAAAAACAACAGAAGCTTACGCTTCCCAATTCATGGCTAATGGATTACTCAATGCCGTATCAACCAATATGAATAGAAACAGGAGCTTTACAAATGAATTGATGCAAGTGACGGTTTCTATTGGTGAAGGAGATGGGAAAGTATTTCGATACGATTTCAGACCAAGTTGGTCAAGTTACCTCTGGGATCAACATTATAAACAGTTAATGAATTTCAAAGATATGTACCTTAAAGCCTCGGAAGAAGTTAGTTTTAATCGTTCTTATCAAGGAATAGCATTGCTGTGTCAATCTTGGTTATTCTCCATATTAACGGATACCTATGGCGATGTTCCTTATTCTCAAGCTTTGTTAGGTCGTGACTCGCTCATTTTAGAACCTAGATTTGATGAGCAGCGCACCATTTATAACGGTATGTTTCAAAAGTTTGAAGAGGCCAATGCATTGTTGAAAGCTGGAGAAGCAATTGATCCAACAGCAGATCCTGTTTTTGCGGGTGATGTCTCAAAATGGCGTAAATTATCAAATTCGATGTATTTGCGGTTATTGTTACGTATTGCTCACAAAGAGGATGGGGGTGCAGATGCAATTAAGAAGATTAAAGAAATTCTAGAAGATAATACAAGTGAATATCCAATCATGTCAAGCAATAGTGATGTGGCTGTTTTACGATGGACGGGAAAAGGAGCCTATGTTTCACCATTTATGGAGACACGCGCGCAAGACTTCCGTGCGACTTCTCTTGCTTCTTTTTTTATTGATCATTTAAGGGACTGGAATGACCCTCGTTTGAATATTCCTGAGTATGGTACAGCTGGTATTAACCGATTGGGAATTGCCACTGTGTCTGGAAACTATGTCGGTGTAGAAAGTGGCTATGCAGCGGGAAATGCGGAGGATTACACTAAAATGAGTTATTTCTATTCCTATGATCAAAATGCTGGGGTCAATAGTTTACAGACGGAGCCATTGACAGGGATGATTATGAATTATGCAGAGGTTGAATTTATAAAGGTTGAGGCTATTATTAAGGGATGGGTTTCGGGTTCAGCAGAAACGTATTATAAAAGTGCTGTTGAAAATAATATTAAGCTCTGGGTTCCAAACTTGACACAGCCTGTGCAAGATTATTTAGCGAATGCGGACATCCAATGGGATGAAAATAAAACCCTAGCTCAAAAAATGCAACTTCTGCATTTACAGAAATATTATGCCCTGTTTATGGTAGATATGCAACAATGGTTTGAATACCGCAGAACAGGTTATCCCATTTTGCCGAAAGGCGCTGGTTTGAAAAATAATGGTGAAATGCCTTCACGAATGGTATATCCTGTTATTGTACAATCTTCGAATCCTACTGGTTACAAAGAAGCTATTGCTAATCAAGGAGCAGATTTAATTAATACCAAGGTATGGTGGCAAAAACCTTAA
- a CDS encoding DUF5689 domain-containing protein, translating into MKKLLFNITTMIVVLSAMVSCQDTNYPGGTISPYIGIFDLRNLYKGEVVTIDAEKLDGSSKLAALVVSDHKGGNLPEGLLVVQDARRLGKLRGISIDLGASAENYQPGDSVVIDIVGSQLLREGGILKLKNVKENHITKVASGRPINNNVVTAKAILENLDAYESTLVIILKGGFNPIPKEGEVLSGTKLLNDGFANLNLVTNEKANFSQQSLYVLGNYYGIVFNKEAADGTQTPYLKCRTKEDILLLSSEIEIAPIVITGFASDVKGSDTNYEYMQFMATEDIDFAKTPYAVVVSNNANASTPTGAPINGWATGGMRTYKFNITKGFAAKGTYFYVGGKYQLINGGASTSLSTSNWVLNYDYNENNGFDFGNRTSGLLANSGNAFGIAIFKGTSVTKDSKPIDVMFNSGGGALWEGDKGYRITNSDFYDVINPLTMQPQPFFKQGTNQLFLKYNTADVGYFVSLGGEYNRTLGRWTVARSQNNIEMTKTSLITDIEYKGATKIVE; encoded by the coding sequence ATGAAAAAATTACTTTTTAATATAACAACGATGATAGTGGTTTTGTCGGCCATGGTATCATGTCAAGATACCAACTATCCAGGAGGTACAATCAGTCCATATATAGGAATTTTTGATCTTCGTAATTTATATAAAGGTGAGGTCGTAACGATCGATGCAGAAAAACTGGATGGTTCGAGTAAGCTGGCCGCATTGGTGGTATCAGATCATAAAGGGGGCAACTTACCCGAAGGGTTGCTGGTCGTTCAGGATGCAAGACGTTTAGGTAAATTGCGCGGTATTTCAATTGACTTAGGAGCATCAGCAGAAAACTATCAACCTGGAGATTCTGTGGTCATTGATATTGTTGGAAGTCAATTACTACGGGAGGGTGGTATTTTGAAGTTGAAAAATGTTAAAGAAAACCATATTACGAAGGTTGCTTCTGGTAGACCCATAAATAATAATGTTGTGACCGCTAAGGCTATTTTAGAAAATCTGGACGCATATGAAAGTACACTGGTTATTATATTGAAAGGTGGATTTAATCCGATTCCAAAAGAGGGAGAAGTATTGTCAGGTACTAAATTATTAAATGATGGATTTGCCAATTTAAACTTAGTAACAAATGAAAAAGCAAATTTTTCGCAACAATCACTCTATGTGTTAGGTAATTATTATGGTATTGTTTTTAATAAAGAAGCTGCTGATGGTACACAAACCCCTTATTTGAAATGTCGCACTAAAGAAGATATTCTTTTGCTGAGCTCAGAAATTGAAATTGCGCCAATTGTTATCACGGGCTTTGCAAGTGATGTTAAAGGATCAGATACGAACTATGAGTATATGCAGTTTATGGCGACAGAGGATATTGATTTCGCTAAAACACCTTATGCTGTAGTGGTCAGTAATAATGCAAATGCTTCCACACCAACAGGCGCACCTATCAATGGTTGGGCAACAGGTGGAATGAGAACTTATAAGTTTAATATAACAAAGGGTTTTGCTGCTAAAGGAACATACTTCTATGTTGGGGGAAAATATCAACTGATCAATGGTGGTGCTTCAACAAGTTTGAGTACATCTAATTGGGTGTTAAATTATGATTATAATGAAAATAATGGATTTGACTTTGGAAATAGAACCTCTGGATTGCTTGCAAATAGTGGAAATGCTTTTGGAATAGCGATTTTTAAGGGGACAAGTGTAACAAAGGATTCGAAACCTATAGATGTTATGTTTAATTCAGGTGGAGGTGCCCTTTGGGAAGGAGATAAAGGTTATCGTATCACCAATAGTGATTTCTATGATGTCATCAACCCTTTAACAATGCAACCCCAGCCTTTTTTCAAACAGGGTACCAATCAATTGTTTTTAAAGTATAATACAGCAGACGTTGGTTATTTTGTAAGTCTTGGAGGAGAGTATAATCGCACACTTGGACGTTGGACTGTAGCTCGTAGCCAAAATAATATAGAGATGACTAAAACGTCTTTAATCACAGATATAGAATATAAAGGTGCGACTAAAATAGTAGAGTAA
- a CDS encoding rhodanese-related sulfurtransferase has protein sequence MAQYQTLLYYCYSPIADAEKFAADHLEFCKSLQLVGRIIVADEGLNGTVSGSPEACQAYMDAIYADGRFNHTEFKIDDVAEPSFIKMHCRYKSEIVHSGLRNPKIIDPTQKTGVHLEPKDFMEMKDREDVVVLDVRSNYEHNVGRFKNAVTLDMENFREFPEKVKELEQYKGKKILTYCTGGIKCEKASALLLAEGFEDVYQLHGGIIKYGKEAGGKDFDGKCYVFDNRVTVDVNSINPVVVSTCKNCGKETSKMINCASPICNEHFTQCDECGEKLEGCCSTTCQEDPLKRTYDGTGYYVKIPQPVNIEKISKRKHKNFPPKEQVEA, from the coding sequence ATGGCACAATATCAAACTTTACTGTACTATTGTTACAGTCCTATCGCTGATGCAGAAAAATTTGCTGCTGATCATTTAGAATTTTGTAAATCACTTCAATTAGTCGGACGTATTATCGTCGCAGATGAAGGTTTAAATGGCACGGTATCAGGCAGTCCAGAAGCTTGTCAAGCTTATATGGATGCTATTTATGCAGATGGACGATTCAATCATACAGAGTTCAAAATTGACGATGTAGCAGAGCCTTCTTTTATCAAGATGCATTGTCGTTATAAGTCAGAAATTGTTCATTCAGGCTTACGTAATCCGAAGATTATTGATCCCACTCAAAAAACAGGTGTTCACTTGGAACCGAAAGATTTCATGGAGATGAAAGATCGTGAAGATGTTGTGGTATTAGATGTCCGCTCTAATTATGAACACAATGTGGGTCGTTTTAAAAATGCGGTCACTTTAGACATGGAAAATTTTCGAGAGTTTCCTGAAAAAGTAAAAGAACTGGAACAATATAAAGGTAAAAAAATCTTGACCTATTGTACGGGTGGTATCAAATGTGAAAAAGCTTCAGCATTATTACTGGCAGAAGGTTTTGAAGATGTCTATCAATTACATGGTGGTATTATCAAATATGGTAAAGAAGCTGGCGGTAAAGACTTTGATGGTAAATGTTATGTTTTTGATAATCGGGTTACCGTAGATGTCAACTCCATAAATCCTGTTGTGGTTTCAACCTGTAAGAACTGTGGAAAAGAAACATCAAAAATGATTAACTGTGCTAGTCCGATTTGCAATGAGCATTTTACACAATGCGACGAATGTGGAGAGAAATTGGAAGGCTGTTGTTCTACCACATGTCAAGAAGATCCTTTAAAACGCACTTATGATGGAACAGGTTATTACGTAAAAATACCTCAACCAGTTAACATCGAAAAGATAAGTAAAAGAAAACATAAAAACTTTCCTCCTAAAGAGCAAGTTGAAGCATAA
- a CDS encoding DUF3820 family protein: MNPEILTELVTVKMPFGKYQGYTLCNLPEPYLVWFHQKGFPTGKLGLQLATLYEIKLNGLEYLLEPLKKK, encoded by the coding sequence ATGAATCCTGAAATATTAACTGAACTTGTAACAGTGAAAATGCCCTTTGGCAAATATCAAGGCTATACCTTATGTAACCTCCCTGAACCTTATCTCGTTTGGTTCCATCAGAAAGGCTTTCCTACAGGTAAGCTTGGCCTTCAATTAGCAACATTATATGAAATTAAATTGAATGGTCTGGAGTACTTGTTAGAGCCCTTAAAGAAAAAGTGA